The following coding sequences lie in one Caloenas nicobarica isolate bCalNic1 chromosome 17, bCalNic1.hap1, whole genome shotgun sequence genomic window:
- the GAS2L2 gene encoding GAS2-like protein 2 — protein sequence MPCAAVRSIRPYGSSEQYLYAMKEDLAEWLKELYDLDIEVGTFMEVLETGAVLCCHANNVTHEAGEFARACPGVVRHLRLPAAGVTCNPAAQPGTFQARDNVSNFIQWCRKEMDIKDVLMFETEDLVLRKNEKNFVLCLLELARRAARFGMRAPTLVQMEEEIEEEIRQELDLPPADTPLSRPPRKPRDLHNLDQMVQHLVSRCTCPVQFPMIKISEGKYRVGDSDTLIFVRILREHIMVRVGGGWDTLEHYLDKHDPCRCTSLSHKQAWKSRSPQQQVQHEIHLCSAPQTCGRPQPRLLVSRSQSPLPPVTWGSRVPSGPRSPATSSPGDSPRREPAQPRRVPSGRTQEPLATLSGRQLPPSTSPTRRRSPGCRAMSRAPTPSRLVPCTQDSVGVPKALHGSTPEKTPMASVHGRSPAPSTQLTPASPKSTRQGGKLSVVAAKPQDREVPAAATPHAPRPIKVCAPSPHRDSRGDSQSWKSPREGRQGTLGCSQPPSPQNSSSQPLKQNGNIKPPAKASPAIGRAPTSLAHFANGCKGCDAGRGTQRCRPATGPQTGVAKGSKGPADEPGGACDPGGGCERLRGCWGHTQPPGYSKVVEELSHGRQPLRPVGLGSWVPKTPPRTIPQPTAPLVGGETEGSGLGGQTPRGARASNVPKPRRCLKKPERVPSIYKLKLRPKVRPRRDHRPGKRPSRIPRPAIHRGQHCPPGTLQHPQPSRAHPGAKDSPADSGAWLTEDDEEAWV from the exons ATGCCGTGCGCTGCGGTGCGGAGCATCCGTCCCTATGGGTCCAGCGAGCAGTACCTCTACGCCATGAAGGAGGACTTGGCCGAGTGGCTGAAGGAGCTGTACGACCTGGACATTGAGGTGGGCACCTtcatggaggtgctggagacgGGGGCCGTGCTCTGCTGCCATGCCAACAACGTTACCCACGAGGCCGGGGAGTTCGCCCGTGCCTGCCCCGGCGTGGTCCGTCACCTCCGCCTGCCCGCTGCCGGTGTCACCTGCAACCCGGCGGCACAGCCGGGCACCTTCCAGGCCAGGGACAATGTCTCCAACTTCATCCAGTGGTGCAGGAAGGAGATGGATATTAAAG ATGTTCTGATGTTCGAGACGGAGGACCTGGTGCTGAGGAAGAATGAGAAGAACTTCGTGCTGTGCCTGCTGGAGCTGGCACGCCGTGCCGCCCGCTTTGGCATGCGCGCCCCGACCCTCGTGCAGATGGAGGAGGAGATCGAGGAGGAGATCCGCCAGGAGCTGGACCTGCCACCCGCAGACACCCCCCTGTCTCGGCCCCCCCGAAAACCACGGGATCTCCACAACCTCGACCAGATG GTCCAGCACCTGGTGAGCCGCTGTACCTGCCCCGTCCAGTTCCCCATGATCAAGATATCGGAAGGGAAGTACCGCGTGGGAGACTCCGACACTCTCATCTTTGTCCGG ATCTTGCGAGAGCACATCATGGTGCGGGTCGGGGGCGGCTGGGACACACTGGAGCACTACCTGGACAAGCACGACCCGTGTCGCTGCACCTCGCTCT CTCACAAACAAGCCTGGAAAAGCAGGAGTCCCCAGCAGCAAGTGCAACATGAGATCCATCTCTGCTCGGCCCCACAGACCTGCGgccggccccagccccggctgctGGTCAGCCGCTCGCAgagccccctgccccccgtcaCCTGGGGGTCCCGTGTCCCCTCTGGCCCCCGCTCCCCTGCCACCTCCTCGCCGGGTGACAGCCCTCGCCgggagccagcacagccccggAGGGTCCCTTCGGGCAG GACACAGGAGCCACTGGCCACCCTTTCGGGGAGGCAGCTGCCACCATCCACGTCACCCACTCGACGCAGGTCCCCCGGCTGTAGGGCGATGTCCCGGGCACCCACCCCTTCCCGGCTGGTCCCCTGCACACAGGACAGCGTGGGGGTCCCCAAGGCACTGCATGGGAGCACCCCAGAGAAAACCCCCATGGCATCGGTGCATGGcaggtccccagcacccagcacccagctgACGCCCGCGTCTCCAAAAAGCACCCGGCAAGGGGGCAAATTGTCAGTGGTGGCTGCCAAACCACAGGACAGGGAGGTCCCTGCTGCAGCGACACCCCATGCCCCCAGACCTATCAAGGtctgtgccccctccccacaCCGGGATTCCCGGGGAGACtcacagagctggaaaagcccACGGGAAGGGAGACAGGGAACCCTTGGCTGCAGCCAACCACCCTCACCCCAAAATTCCTCCAGCCAGCCTCTGAAACAGAACGGCAACATTAAACCCCCCGCCAAAGCCAGCCCGGCTATCGGCCGGGCCCCCACCTCTCTGGCCCATTTTGCAAATGGGTGCAAGGGCTGTGATGCTGGGAGGGGGACCCAGAGATGCCGCCCGGCCACCGGCCCACAGACTGGGGTTGCCAAGGGCTCCAAGGGGCCAGCAGATGAACCAGGGGGAGCCTGCGACCCCGGTGGGGGGTGCGAGAGGCTCCGGGGGTGCTGGGGCCACACACAACCCCCCGGCTACAGCAAGGTGGTAGAGGAGCTCTCCCACGGGCGGCAGCCCCTGCgccccgtggggctggggagctgggtccccaaaacacccccacGAACCATCCCGCAGCCCACCGCCCCCCTAGTTGGGGGGGAGACTGAGGGGTCTGGACTGGGGGGTCAGACCCCGCGGGGAGCCAGGGCCAGCAACGTCCCCAAGCCCCGGCGGTGCCTGAAGAAACCCGAGCGTGTGCCCTCCATCTACAAGCTGAAGCTGCGGCCCAAGGTACGTCCCCGGCGGGACCACAGACCCGGCAAGCGCCCCTCACGCATCCCTCGCCCTGCCATCCACCGGGGCCAGCATTGCCCCCCAGGAAccctgcagcacccccagcccagccgtGCGCACCCTGGGGCCAAGGACTCGCCGGCCGACAGTGGCGCCTGGCTGACCGAGGATGATGAGGAGGCGTGGGTCTGA
- the MMP28 gene encoding matrix metalloproteinase-28, protein MALRAALALGLLAAAQPGPAPRQRREAELFLEKYGYFSEPGPGTHSPAEFTEAVRDFQRVTHLPLSGVLDAPTLHQMALPRCGTGDGESRGAWARRASAARRRRQTAPHGGRWYKRHLTYRVVNWPSYLPQHEVRLAVKAAFELWSNVSSLVFWEARDSPADIRLTFFHGDHNDGLNNAFDGPGGALAHAFFPRRGEAHFDSAERWSLHSGKGRNLFVVVAHEVGHTLGLEHSPVKSALMSPYYKKLSKDFVLSWDDILAVQNLYGKPSKGSAIQLPGKVFTHFQDWSVDLYGGDRQQRSLSAYYCHSFFDAITTDADHNLYIFKGSHYWVVTATGNASDPQPLQPRWPGLPPGIDACTWSQLSGKFYFFKGGRCWRYVGSTLEAGFPQKCSARGIPRHPDTALYFQQLRRLVLFKGAKYFVVSEETLGVEPYYPRSLQDWEGLPPGTVGALTHRDGFIYFFRDDQYWQFDRAKLQVVATGKWATQLPWMGCWDANGGQVLF, encoded by the exons ATGGCGCTGCGGGCCGCCCtggcgctggggctgctggcggCGGCGCAGCCCGGACCGGCCCCGCGGCAGCGGCGGGAGGCGGAG CTGTTCCTGGAGAAATACGGCTACTTCAGCGAGCCAGGGCCCGGCACGCACAGCCCCGCCGAGTTCACGGAGGCGGTGAG GGACTTCCAGCGGGTGACCCACCTCCCGCTCAGCGGGGTCCTGGATGCCCCCACGCTCCATCAGATGGCCCTGCCGCGGTGCGGCACGGGCGACGGGGAGAGCCGCGGTGCCTGGGCACGCCGGGCATCTGCCGCCCGGCGCCGGCGCCAAACTGCGCCACACG GCGGGAGATGGTACAAACGGCACCTGACCTACCGGGTGGTGAACTGGCCGTCCTACCTGCCGCAGCATGAGGTGCGCCTGGCCGTGAAAGCCGCCTTCGAGCTCTGGAGCAACGTGTCCTCGCTGGTGTTCTGGGAAGCGCGGGACAGCCCGGCCGACATCCGCCTGACCTTCTTCCATGGGGACCACAATGATGGACTCAACAATGCTTTCGATGGACCAG GAGGTGCCCTGGCTCATGCCTTCTTCCCCCGGCGCGGAGAAGCCCATTTTGACAGTGCTGAGCGCTGGTCCCTGCACAGCGGCAAAGGACGAAACCTGTTTGTCGTGGTGGCACATGAGGTCGGCCACAcgctggggctggagcactcCCCCGTCAAGAGCGCCCTGATGTCTCCTTACTACAAGAAGCTCAGCAAGGATTTTGTCCTCAGCTGGGATGACATTTTGGCTGTCCAGAACTTGTATG GGAAGCCCTCCAAGGGCTCGGCCATCCAGCTCCCGGGAAAGGTCTTCACCCACTTCCAGGACTGGAGCGTGGACCTTTACGGTGGGGACCGGCAGCAGAGGAGCCTCAGCGCCTATTACTGCCACTCCTTCTTTGATGCCATAACCACTG ATGCGGATCACAACCTCTACATCTTCAAGGGCAGCCACTACTGGGTGGTCACAGCAACTGGCAACGCCAGCGAcccgcagcccctgcagccACGCTGGCCTGGGCTCCCCCCCGGCATTGACGCCTGCACCTGGTCCCAGCTCAGCGGCAAGTTTTACTTCTTCAAAG GTGGCCGGTGCTGGCGCTACGTGGGCTCCACCTTGGAGGCAGGTTTCCCCCAGAAATGCAGCGCCCGCGGCATCCCGCGGCACCCCGACACCGCGCTCTACTTCCAGCAGCTCCGGCGCCTGGTCCTCTTCAAAGGAGCCAAGTACTTCGTGGTGAGCGAGGAGACGCTCGGCGTGGAGCCTTATTACCCCCGCAGCCTGCAGGACTGGGAGGGTTTGCCCCCCGGCACGGTCGGCGCCCTCACCCACCGCGACGGCTTCATCTACTTCTTTCGGGATGACCAGTACTGGCAATTCGATCGGGCGAAGCTACAAGTGGTGGCCACTGGCAAATGGGCCACCCAGCTGCCCTGGATGGGCTGCTGGGATGCCAATGGTGGGCAGGTCCTCTTCTGA